The Mercenaria mercenaria strain notata chromosome 10, MADL_Memer_1, whole genome shotgun sequence genome contains a region encoding:
- the LOC123560911 gene encoding tetraspanin-8-like isoform X1, translating to MGCISTLARVFLVVVNIFFLVIGLVFFSLGLFVRFKSAVINDYVDGVKESLETSASSSGFGKVDLSSFDLTDLLFGVALGLIFFGLFLIIVTVLGCCGGCCKIKFMLILYVVVCGVLLIGQIIVIGILYGSPNTFHDPAKDKLKDQIKSDYAGLNGTDIVSIGWNVVMQQVDCCGVDSYKDFTGATNWIVNYASYGYTLKTPLACCMTLPTSQDFTCASTTGATATNNYLETGCYDKIWEDTLGNTAIMVGSLVGVAVFQLLLILFGIIILCSMKKNKTGHKEF from the exons ATGGGTTGTATATCGACGCTCGCAAGAGTGTTTTTGGTTGTAGTGAATATATTTTTTCTG GTTATCGGCTTGGTGTTCTTTTCTCTTGGACTCTTTGTCCGCTTCAAATCAGCCGTCATCAACGATTATGTGGACGGTGTGAAAGAATCCTTGGAGACATCAGCCAGTAGTTCTGGATTCGGTAAAGTAGACCTCTCAAGTTTTGACTTAACCGATTTACTGTTTGGTGTGGCCTTAGGTCTTATCTTCTTCGGCTTGTTTCTAATCATCGTAACAGTTCTAGGGTGCTGTGGAGGATGCTGCAAGATAAAGTTTATGCTGATTTTG tatGTCGTAGTGTGTGGGGTGTTGCTGATTGGTCAGATCATCGTCATTGGCATACTGTATGGATCTCCAAACACG TTTCACGACCCAGCGAAAGATAAACTCAAGGACCAGATTAAATCGGACTATGCAGGTCTCAATGGAACCGATATTGTCTCAATAGGCTGGAATGTAGTCATGCAACAG GTGGACTGCTGTGGTGTAGATAGCTATAAAGACTTTACTGGAGCAACAAACTGGATAGTGAACTATGCGTCCTATGGTTATACGTTAAAGACACCACTGGCCTGCTGCATGACGCTACCAACTTCCCAAGACTTTACCTGTGCATCTACAACTGGGGCGACTGCAACCAATAATTATTTAGAAACG GGATGTTATGATAAAATATGGGAAGATACTCTTGGTAATACAGCTATAATGGTCGGCTCTCTGGTGGGAGTTGCCGTCTTTCAG CTGCTACTGATATTGTTTGGGATCATTATTTTGTGTAGCATGAAGAAGAACAAGACTGGACATAAGGAGTTTTAG
- the LOC123560911 gene encoding tetraspanin-16-like isoform X2, with protein sequence MGCISTLARVFLVVVNIFFLVIGLVFFSLGLFVRFKSAVINDYVDGVKESLETSASSSGFGKVDLSSFDLTDLLFGVALGLIFFGLFLIIVTVLGCCGGCCKIKFMLILYVVVCGVLLIGQIIVIGILYGSPNTFHDPAKDKLKDQIKSDYAGLNGTDIVSIGWNVVMQQVDCCGVDSYKDFTGATNWIVNYASYGYTLKTPLACCMTLPTSQDFTCASTTGATATNNYLETGCYDKIWEDTLGNTAIMVGSLVGVAVFQLALLVFGVILILEVRKNKTSPRK encoded by the exons ATGGGTTGTATATCGACGCTCGCAAGAGTGTTTTTGGTTGTAGTGAATATATTTTTTCTG GTTATCGGCTTGGTGTTCTTTTCTCTTGGACTCTTTGTCCGCTTCAAATCAGCCGTCATCAACGATTATGTGGACGGTGTGAAAGAATCCTTGGAGACATCAGCCAGTAGTTCTGGATTCGGTAAAGTAGACCTCTCAAGTTTTGACTTAACCGATTTACTGTTTGGTGTGGCCTTAGGTCTTATCTTCTTCGGCTTGTTTCTAATCATCGTAACAGTTCTAGGGTGCTGTGGAGGATGCTGCAAGATAAAGTTTATGCTGATTTTG tatGTCGTAGTGTGTGGGGTGTTGCTGATTGGTCAGATCATCGTCATTGGCATACTGTATGGATCTCCAAACACG TTTCACGACCCAGCGAAAGATAAACTCAAGGACCAGATTAAATCGGACTATGCAGGTCTCAATGGAACCGATATTGTCTCAATAGGCTGGAATGTAGTCATGCAACAG GTGGACTGCTGTGGTGTAGATAGCTATAAAGACTTTACTGGAGCAACAAACTGGATAGTGAACTATGCGTCCTATGGTTATACGTTAAAGACACCACTGGCCTGCTGCATGACGCTACCAACTTCCCAAGACTTTACCTGTGCATCTACAACTGGGGCGACTGCAACCAATAATTATTTAGAAACG GGATGTTATGATAAAATATGGGAAGATACTCTTGGTAATACAGCTATAATGGTCGGCTCTCTGGTGGGAGTTGCCGTCTTTCAG CTTGCATTGTTGGTTTTTGGAGTAATTTTGATCCTCGAAGTAAGAAAAAACAAGACATCGCCGAGGAAGTAG